TAAACTATGAGTTCAGTTTCAGATAATTTCAGAAGTTACAGCTGCTCTTTCAGTCAATCACAGCAGCTGCTTCAGATTACTTATTCGTTTCACCTCAGTGATTGTTTCACAGACTCCCAGACACTTCCAAGTATAGAGAGACGCAGCTATGAATCACCTCCATCGATACTTGACACTAAGTCAGTCACAGGGCTCAGCACATACATCTTTGCTTTGCACAATAACAACCCTGTGTAAGCTCTCGGCACTTTTTTCACTGCTgtctttcatgttttcttttagagaATCCACTTTGCAACTGCTAATGGATATCGTGCGAGGAACTCTTCAGAAAATAGATCTTATGACTCCATCTGAATCTTCTTCATCTGCTTCCATTAGAACTCATGAGAAGATTCTGGTATCTGACAaatactgaatgtttttttttttctgaaactgagTGAGACACGAAACTGAAATTGGTCATGGAGGTTGTTGGAGAACGGCATTTAGAGGGAATGAGCTGCAGGAATTTCCAACAAATCATGTTATGGTGTTTTATATGTGGCAACAAATTACTGCATTCAACGTAAATCTGCTGTCAGGAGTAGGGTTAGCAGACAGAGGCTCATGGGAGAATTTGCTATAACTAGCTAAACTTTTGTGCCACAAAGTCAAGATCCATGTTTGGCATAATAACAGCAACACTAAGCATCTCCAAAAGAACAGCACACCTATAATTAAACATGTTGATGGCCTCTCTCCCTTCATACTGCAGGGGGCAGTATGAAGTGTGCAAACacttttcctaaaataaaactttttaagttcCATCTAAAGACATTGAGTtgaaaaatcaagtttttttgggttttttttttctccagtttttccaAATTTGCCTACCTAGAGTCCAGAAATTAGTTTGACAGAAACTTTCTAACCTCAGGAAGACTCAGGACAAGACATTTCTTCAAAATCTGACAGATTGCGAGAACTTTAGAAAAGGTGAAGTGAGCAAATGTCTAAATGACAAGcacaaaaaacctttttcagaCTGAAGTAATTTCACAGGATAAAGCATTACTTTAAACGTACACACAGTTATGCAACCAGGTTATTGcagctttttcatatttccaataacagatttatttgttcTCCTGTTAAATCCTACAGAATATTTCTGACATAAAAGGTTCAAAAACGGTGTAGATGGTTTAGTGAGAAAAGTAGTGGGAGTAGGGGCCTTTATCAGTCACAAATTTCATCTcactcagtttcattttcacaaaagttttcataaagGTCGCTCAAAAGCAAAACACGAGTGGAACCATTTTCAGGAAGCGACGAAAAACACACCTACGCAATCCTGAGCCTCTTGTTTACACAAGCGCAGACAGCAGTGCATTGTGCTTCACTGAGTCTTATTCCATGTGCTCTTATTAGTCCCTCAGACTCCTGGCACACCGAGACCGACCGTGTCTGAGCTACAAAGGTCTGCAGTGCAGAGGGAGACTGAAAAGAGGAACGGGGAACACACTGTGTCATTTCTTCAGACACAGTGCAGTTCACGTTCATGCCAAGGCCACCTTCACCCTGCATGACTGACTGCTGGGAGGAGAAAAGAGCTGTATAGCTACAATCACATGTGGAAGCAATTATTTTCCCTTCCTAGTGTATAATTACGTGCAGCAGATACAAGATGACAAGCACatgtttagcaaaaaaaaaaaaagttttttcaagCCATCCAATTCAACCTTGTGTGCTAGGTCATATTTAATGATACAAATGGGTTTTGAAAGAGCCAGGGATTTGCAGAAAGCTTTGGTAATTTGGAACATATTTAGGTAAACATCAACTTATTAGTCATTTGTACTATTTTGAAGTAGCTATGTAtacaaaagagcaacaaaaagtgAGTAAAAATGAAACTGCTTGGTTGCACAGTTGAAACCAAATGCTTCCATTCATTGTTTAAAGCACattatcttttttaaatcattatctAATGTTAAGTTAGATTCATCTTCATCTGTTTCAGGTCAGTTTGTGttatcagaataatttttttatttatttatgttttttcgcTAAATCAAAGTCAGAGGTTCACATAGACGAACAATACACTGCATTGATACTATTTGATAAGCTCCTGAGAGGTTAATTAGAAGCATCCCCTGAACACACCGCTTTTTTGTACGACGTCAAGGTAAAGAAAAGTCAAAGACAACATCCAAAAGAGAGCTGTGTGTAAAACAAGTCTTGTCAGACATACAATGAAAGGCCACTGAGCTGGGCAGAAATCATTactcaaaatttattttaaagtcaaattacaGTTCCAAATGCACAGAGGaacaaacatgttgattttGGAGAGATGTTCAGATGAAACTAAAGCTGAAGTGGTCATAACTAACATCGTTACATTTGGTAGAAAAAGGGGGAACCACCACACCCCCAAGTGTAAAGTACAGGGGAGACATCATCATGGTGAAAAGGTTTTTTCCTGTATGAGGGACAAGTACACTTCAACACAGCTTGCAAATCTGATTCGATTGCTTCAATTCTGCTCAAAGAAATGGGTCAAGATACTAGATTTTATAAGAAGGTTAATCAGGGATACTAATTGTATTAATGAAATGCTACATAAATACATTGGTATCCTATTTCAGGATTATATGGTTGCTCATTACAggcaagtaataaaaaaaaatcaccatcaGCTtcaatgttttgtcatttttcaagcAAATTGAAATACCTTTGGTCATTCTAGCTGATCtacaacaggaaatattttgtctgatttaatatcAAGACAGTGCCAAAAatgctgtttgtctttttgtacagtgcgtgtaaacatctggtttgaaTTATATGTCTGCTGTAGCCTGTATGTCTAATTTTTGAGTGAGAAGGTGTGGGCATATTCTGCAGAACAATAACTCAGTATCCTTCAAAATAAGTCTTTCAGGAAAGGGAAACAGCCCACTGGCACACATGGTAAAGTCGAGTTCCCTGAGACGTCGAATCAAATAAGTGACAATGTTTTAATGTCAAAGCGCAGACGTTGTGCAAGTTTAACTATATTCTTTTGTTACATCCAAATTCTTTGAAACTGAACTCGCGATTTCCTGTCTAGCAGCATGGAAGTGGGAAGATAATGTGTTTCCCAGAGAGACAGATGTGGAGTCCAGGAAATGAACAGACTTCTTTCAAGTCCTGTTGGAGCTTTGGCTACTTTCAAGAACAGGATtacaattttctttcataaCTGCAAATGCTCAAGCTCTCTTTTATCACCCCTTTCCACACAACTCCCAAAGCCTATTCTGACACATGTATGGAAAAATCACAGATGGTGTTAAAGGCAGCTCTCTGTAGTAACTGTCCCCGTCTTCAGGGAGGATATTAAAGGGGTCGACAGATTTTTACAGGTTCTTCCCTGCAGAGAAGATGTCACAAAAGATCACAGCGAAGGGGGATATAACTTTAAGAACATGATGATTTACACCGTTCTGTTCCACCTGTGGTTGTCTGTTTGTCTTTAGCCGAGGATAAATGGCTCAAGGGGCTGGAAAGCAGAGAGTACTTTTATGGCAAAATATATGGCCATTTTTTTCACCCTTTTACTTGTCTGTTAgcaaaataatacttttttgtttagGGAAATATATCATCAGTTTGATATTGGTTGAGATTTGTATCACTTTGCTTAAATTTGCAAAGTAAGGTATTATTCTTGGCAGGAGCTCGAACTCTCTACGAGCTTTTCTGGTCTTCAGTGTCTTTATTAAAGTTTGAGGACAGAGGATCATAAGATATGGTTATTGAGTTCTGCAATGGGTACAAAAATGAAACCCATTCACCAGGCTGAGTGCTTGAGAGGCAGTTAATATGCTGCTCTTGGTTGAGATGTCTCCATGCCTTAATCACTTTACATTTGATATTTAGGATCATCTGCAAACATGAGAAAGGTGCACAAACACAGATGCAGCAGCACTATTAATAGTTCGGTGTAGAGTATTCgaaatttatttgtttccatGGACTAGGACTaagatttatgtttctgtttgaatcTGGATCTAAACTCAAAAAGCAGGACTGAAAACTGGGACCTTTTTTAACATGTGAGTGCTTTGGTCTTACTGTAAATTTGATGCATTGGTAGTTTAGTTCATTATGGTTGTATTTCTAACAAATTAGAGACCAAAGAACATCCAAAGTGCCAGTCAAATgtggtagtgtgatggtctggTTGAAACACCAGTAAGTCCTCCctggaacaaaacaaagatgcaaataaacaagcaaaaaaagacCTTGGAGTGACAAGGTGAAGGTCTGGattaaaatccaattaagaTCTTTTATCATGAGCTTAAACCAGCTGGTCTCATTTAAACAGTTTCCAATATGAGAAAATTAGAACGATTCAGCAAAGAGGAatgttagaaatatttccacacagctatgaaaaaaaaccaactgtAATTTTAGATGCTTGTTGGCATGATTGAACAACCAGGACCAAGTCGGTGTGGATAAGTTTTCACCTTCaattaatgaataatttaaaaacacctttttaGATCTACACCTATTGTCTTTGCCTGAATTTAAGACGTGTTTGTCTCTCCGAAGCACGTTAGTTTGAcgaaaacaagaaaaaccaaagaaatctgcaagGGGGCAAATTCCTTTACACCACTCTGAATGCTCTGACAACTCGCCACAGAATGTTGTTGCGTTTCTTTGGTGAGTTCCATGCGGATGTCTGAATGGAAACCAGGTGCCctgtgcttgtttttgtttggtcttATTGCTGTGTTGTCAGCTTGGTGTCTACGAGTGGTTTAACAAGCTCAACAGGAAGCCTGACATCAAACAAGTTGCTAATGGCTGATAAACTCATTGGGCTTGGTCAATCCGGACCACAAACGTGCAGCGCTGCTTACACCCAATATGCAACCAGCAAAAAACCTTGGTGTGCTTCCCAGtcctaatattttaacatgGTCGTCCAGAAGCATTAGATGTCCTGTTTATGGGAATAggcaataaaatatcaaatccaggatgagcaaaaaaaatagagagagaaatTGTCTGTgtggtaaataatgacaaatgCAGATGAAGTGAACCGTGCTAGTATGATGTCATGGcatttttactctgattttGTCAGACAAGAGTCCTCAGAGCTGGAGggcagacagaaacaacacctgggaaacacacccacacacattcACTGAAGGGTTTTATCAGGATATAATTtgttatttgctgtgatttaCCTCACGTGGAAACAGATATAAAGTTGCAACAGATTCTGTGGTTCATTTACAAGTTGTTAACAGCACAGTTGGTTGTGAAAATGATTCATTCCTGCCGTCCAGCACGGCATGCAAATAATCTCCAGACAACCAAACccagaaactaaaaatacttgttGTATCGCCGCCAAGGCTTACTTCAGCAAACCTTTGTGCTTTGCCGGCTAAAAATGCGTTCGGTGCATTTGCTGAATGAGATGAACATGTGTGCACCGAAAACGTCTGTGCTTAGGGCtgaagaaagacagagaagagGCCAGAGTTGCATTAAGGTTTAAAGGAGTGAAGTTTAATGGGATCGTGACTGTCTTTGTCAGAGgtcaaacatatttaattgCTTTCTGGAACAAAAAGCACAATCAGGACCATTTCTACATTCACTCAGCCAACTAAAAGTCTCTATGTTACATTCAACATTAGGGcggacaaagaaaacaagcaagGACCCCTTTTAAGCAGCTCAAGCACACAGAGGGTCATTACTTTTGACAAATGACAGACATCTCCAACTGGATTGGGAGAATAGCTAGCACGTATTATCTACCTCATTTCATCAGAACACTGTTCCCATCAAACCATTTTCATCTCCCCTGAACAAAAGGATGAATTGTTCCCCTGCTCTCTCCTCTTGTGTCTTGGCGATCCCTTTCCTCTGATTCTGTTTTACGGGGTTGAGATCAGTGTTACACTGCTGGAGTGCAATAGTGGTCGCAGTCTGACTCATTGGTCAGCATCCTTCCGCTCCTTGGGCCCCACCATATGTAcatagagacaaaaaaattgctgataaaaaaagagagagagagtgctgCTGGATAGAGGTGCATAGAGGCAGGTCTTACGTTTGCCCCCGTGACAAAGGAACGAGGCGAATTAGTGCGGGAGAAAGGGCGGACTGTGACCTTACTGACCAGACTGTAACTGAACAGACTGAACGGTAACATGATCTTACAGCCAACGTCACAGTGTGCTGGCTGAGGATGTGGCCAGGCGCTTCCCGATGTAGAtactgaaaagagagaaaaaaaagaaagatagatTTTAATGATTCATCCAAACTAAACACTTCCTCGAAGTTTACCAGTGTTTAACCACAAGTGGAAACTTTTAGTGGaagtggaaatgaaaaaaaaaaaaaaaaactccaccaAAGTGTGCCCAGTTGAGAtgcttttatgcttttaatatTAAGATGCATTTTTATATCTCTGAATGGCACAGTCAAGTTGAATCATACCTCTCTCCTTCACCCAGAACGTATTTGTTGAAGCAAAAATCTAATtcaaatttgctgaaaaaaacaaaacaaaaacaaaaaagaaacaagcaggAATGGGTAAACGATTAGTCAAAATTGTAAGAAATCATCACATGATGCCTTTCTTTGCatggaaaatatgattttacatgaaatgaaggaaaaatatccAAAACTTCACCTACTTTCACTTTAACAATCTACATTTTCTAAAGTGTCACAATGTCTGCATTATGAGAATGAAGTATTTCCCCATTCTcttttaactgtaaaaattttaaataaaaaaaaagcacttttgttgtaaataatCTTTTCCAGGATGTTGTGCTTTgttttacacataaataaatgtgtctaTTTCAGCAAACGGATCAATAGaaagtttcacaagtttttGATTTGGGTTTCATTGACATTATCAATTATCAGCATCATACTGGccgcaaaaaaaagaagaaaaaagtccaAGCAGAGTTTGCCATCACTGACATCCCAGGTCCCACAGTCAGTCATGCTTTAGAGGTGTTTCTGCTCCTGCACACTTCATTTAAAGGACTGCACTACCTCCTTGGCCATAAAGTGCGACAGAAGCCTGTAAATCACCTATTCATTTCAGTCAGATGTGTGGCTGAAGGGGAAACAGCTAGAACATGCAGGACAGTCAGCCCTGAGAATCAAGGCTCATTTTGGCCTCAATGACCTCAGATGGAAGAATGAGACGCTGATTCTCAATGGACACTGACTGTTAGTTAGATTAGTTCCAGTTCCAAAGTAGACTTTGACtcattctgattttcttttgcgACCactcatttcttttaattcagcAGCTAATATGTAACAAACACCGATAGCGGCACAAGTTCTAAATCTGACAGAAAGCGAAGGGATTACAAGATCAGGTAGACATGTATTCATTTGCACGTCTACCTCATGTACGACTTTCACACCTCAAAACATAAAGTGACAGAAGGTGAGGTCTTGTTAATATGTCTCACCCGACTCCGAGTGTGAGCAGATGCGAAGCCAGCAGGGAGGGAACAAGGATGAGGAGAACGTCGGAGGAGAAAATTCCTCTTTTCATCACCTCTGTCTTCCTAACACTGAGGGAGCCTGGCTGTTTTGGGTGCTGGAACACAAACTctctgcagagagaaagaagagcgAGAAGTCAGATATAAAAGATGCACCAGGATGAAAGACccgaaaaaggaaaaaaggaaaaaaaaaaaaaaagctgagatAATGAGAGCACAAGAGAGGACTGCGAAGAGGAACGATGCAGGCAATCTGAGAGCTGTCAGAACCGCTACCTGTCAAATAAGCTTATTATAGTGGAGGAGATTTAATGTCTAGTGTGgcagagtaaataaaaatgaggggGATTCACGTTCCTCAAAGGTataattcataaataaagacaaaagcatgtttttctgttgaagTTAACCCAAACAAACACACGAAGCAAAGTGAATTTTAAATCGAATGTTGGGATTTGTGAGTGAAACAGACCTGAAttttcaactaaaaacaaaacatcatagtatatatatatatatatatatatatatatatatatatatatatatatatatatatatacatatatatatatatatatatatatatatatatatatatatatatatatatataattcctTGAATCATgctttttatgatgtaaaaattagtttttttcagaGAGGTCATAGCTGCTGCCTAACCTCATAtctttcaaaaaagaaaattttttttgtatgtttgcatAATTTGACTATGCTTCAGTGAAAACCTTTGATGCCTCTGTCGCCTGAGGTTACTGTTACTTTAACAATCATAGTCTTACTTTAGTGGCATATTTTCAGGTCTGCTAGACCAATCCCACACCCAGTCTGTGTCCACCTGCCGCTCAACTTCCTCCTGCATGattcaaaaatgatcaaatcacAGTCAGATATAAtaccaataaaacacaaatacaggtTCATGTGTAAAACAGGGTTAAACAAGATTAATTATTACAGAATATCTCAAACAGCATttaacaaaacatacaaaaaaggaaaacactgtCAAATACCATGCACAATTAATATGTCCTTTAAATTATCAtgattttaaagatatttatttgttgcaCAGTTCTGTCACGGGGACTTCATGTTGTGTGAGGTTGATGGATGAATACCTGTATAGGCACACAGTCACTGTCCTGCTCACTAGTGGGTCTAGTTGGAGAACTAGCGGATCGTGGCGTCACCACCTGTGGAGGACTACAGAGAGCACAATGTTACAGTGAACCAAGTAAGGAACCAACAGCAGTGTGAAAAGTAAATGTTGCCAAAATTATAAAAACGTGAACACTTGAAAAGGCAAATTATTGCTGAAGTCCATCCTTCTGTTGAGCAGATCTATAAAACAAAGCCTAGAAGTCCCTTACCTGTCTCTACTCCTCTCACACTCCAGCTGCGCCTCGAGGAGGATTCTCTCTAGCTCCCCCTGCAGGGCAGAGGAGATGCTGTCCTGAGGCCCTGTCAGACTTTCCCTTCGGCTCACAGCTGCTatcagctcctccagctcaACCCATGAACCTGCAGAGGAACAGCAAACATCACAGTGAAAAAGAGATATGTTATGACAATCTGAATGAGCTATCTTTAGCAGGGACCCATATATTTAGTCTTAAATGTTGCAACTCATGCAACAACCTACAGTGCCCTCTAATGGCAGGTGcaagaaagtaaaacaacaaacaatttcAGCAAAGCTGTGAGCATGTGTAAGTTTTGAAGCACGTGTATTAGACACAAGAACTGCTCAAATGAGTGCGTTTGAAACAGTCAGCAGTGAAACTCGTGGTTAATTCCAGTGACTTTGTAATTATCTGGAATTAAATTCGTTCTATAAAGAGCACACGCTAAAGAAGATAGTGATCTCATCATATTGGCTGAAACTGTTACTAGGCAGAGTTATCACTTTGGTCCATGAGAGAGCAAACAGAAGCTAGTAGTAAAGAGGTCAGAGATCTAAGTGGACAGTTTTTTCACCCACAGAGAAGAAACTTGAGCAGAAGGAGAAGATTGCAAACAGAAATAGAGACAATTTCTTAAATTggaac
The sequence above is a segment of the Gambusia affinis linkage group LG17, SWU_Gaff_1.0, whole genome shotgun sequence genome. Coding sequences within it:
- the zgc:73226 gene encoding BCL2/adenovirus E1B 19 kDa protein-interacting protein 3, translated to MSQSDTETPEDGLYGSWVELEELIAAVSRRESLTGPQDSISSALQGELERILLEAQLECERSRDSPPQVVTPRSASSPTRPTSEQDSDCVPIQEEVERQVDTDWVWDWSSRPENMPLKEFVFQHPKQPGSLSVRKTEVMKRGIFSSDVLLILVPSLLASHLLTLGVGIYIGKRLATSSASTL